One Phycisphaera mikurensis NBRC 102666 DNA window includes the following coding sequences:
- a CDS encoding metallophosphoesterase family protein codes for MPAFGLLSDSHGRATTTERAVQVLVDAGADTLLHLGDVGTVEVIDALVAEGEDGEELPAHVVFGNTDWDEGALARYAEDLGVVVDHPEGVIQLPGGGELRFQHGHEAPRMGAAMGGGARYLCHGHSHAQRDERVGSTRVVNPGALFRASVYSVAVLDTDADTVRFLEV; via the coding sequence ATGCCCGCTTTCGGCCTGCTCTCGGACTCCCACGGCCGCGCGACGACGACGGAGCGGGCGGTGCAGGTGCTCGTCGACGCGGGGGCGGACACGTTGCTGCACCTCGGCGACGTGGGCACGGTCGAGGTGATCGACGCGCTGGTGGCCGAGGGCGAGGACGGCGAGGAACTGCCCGCGCACGTCGTCTTCGGCAACACCGACTGGGACGAGGGGGCGCTCGCCCGCTACGCCGAGGATCTTGGCGTGGTGGTGGACCACCCCGAGGGCGTGATCCAGCTGCCCGGCGGCGGCGAGCTGCGCTTCCAGCACGGGCACGAGGCGCCGCGCATGGGAGCCGCCATGGGCGGCGGGGCCCGCTACCTCTGCCACGGGCACAGCCACGCCCAGCGGGACGAGCGGGTGGGCTCGACGCGCGTGGTGAACCCCGGGGCGCTGTTCCGGGCCAGCGTCTACTCGGTGGCGGTGCTGGACACCGACGCCGACACGGTCCGGTTCCTCGAGGTTTGA
- a CDS encoding DNA-directed RNA polymerase subunit omega: MIEELKDDTVINAMGGRFKFTALVQHRVRELMEGARPLVERNGRSDFEIAVAEIIEGKITIAQEGDDQLEPAPEEAATADA; the protein is encoded by the coding sequence ATGATCGAAGAACTCAAAGACGACACCGTCATCAACGCCATGGGCGGACGCTTCAAATTCACGGCGCTGGTCCAGCACCGGGTGCGGGAACTGATGGAGGGCGCCCGGCCGCTGGTCGAGCGCAACGGCCGCAGCGACTTCGAGATCGCCGTCGCCGAGATCATCGAGGGCAAGATCACCATCGCCCAGGAGGGCGACGACCAGCTCGAGCCGGCGCCCGAAGAGGCCGCGACGGCGGATGCCTGA
- a CDS encoding 5-(carboxyamino)imidazole ribonucleotide synthase has translation MQEPSRPGLRPLGMLGGGQLGRMFVQAAHAQGREVHVFSPDADGPAAQAADAHTAAGYDDLDAVRRFAASVDGVSYEFENVPAATAAACAEAGPVRPGGNVLAVAQDRREEKAFLEGAGVPIAPWAAVGSEAELAAAGRRLGFPCVLKTARGGYDGKGQRVLHDAAEVPYAWADLQPGDGREVPCVLEARVDFQAEVSVIAARDAHGGTVTWGPIANSHRNHILDVSAVPAGLGDALEAEAVAVAEQVVAAFELVGVLCVECFVTRSDASGPRILVNEIAPRPHNSGHLTIEAYELSQFAAQALCLGGGRLPSSPGLRRPAAMANLLGDVWGKGGEPPRWDAIAGREGVTVHRYGKAVARPGRKMGHVTALAGTAHEAVRNAVEARAALRA, from the coding sequence ATGCAGGAGCCGTCACGCCCCGGACTGCGCCCCCTCGGCATGCTCGGCGGCGGGCAGCTCGGCCGCATGTTCGTCCAGGCGGCGCACGCGCAGGGGCGGGAGGTGCACGTCTTCAGCCCCGACGCGGACGGCCCGGCGGCGCAGGCGGCGGACGCGCACACGGCGGCGGGCTACGACGACCTGGACGCGGTGCGCCGCTTCGCGGCGTCGGTGGATGGCGTGAGCTACGAGTTCGAGAACGTGCCGGCGGCGACGGCCGCGGCCTGCGCCGAGGCGGGGCCGGTGCGACCGGGCGGGAACGTGCTGGCGGTGGCGCAGGACCGCCGCGAGGAGAAGGCGTTCCTCGAGGGGGCGGGCGTCCCGATCGCGCCTTGGGCGGCGGTCGGGAGCGAGGCGGAGCTCGCGGCGGCGGGCCGGCGGCTCGGCTTCCCGTGCGTGCTCAAGACGGCACGCGGCGGCTACGACGGCAAGGGCCAGCGGGTGCTCCACGACGCGGCGGAGGTGCCCTACGCCTGGGCGGACCTGCAGCCCGGGGACGGCCGGGAGGTGCCGTGCGTGCTCGAAGCGAGGGTCGACTTCCAGGCGGAGGTCAGCGTCATCGCGGCCCGTGACGCCCACGGCGGGACCGTCACCTGGGGGCCGATCGCCAACAGCCACCGCAACCACATCCTCGACGTGTCGGCCGTTCCCGCGGGCCTCGGGGACGCGTTGGAGGCCGAGGCGGTGGCCGTCGCCGAGCAGGTCGTCGCGGCTTTCGAGCTGGTGGGGGTGCTCTGCGTCGAGTGCTTCGTGACGCGGTCGGACGCGTCCGGCCCGCGGATCCTCGTCAACGAGATCGCGCCACGGCCGCACAACAGCGGGCACCTGACGATCGAGGCCTACGAGCTCTCTCAGTTCGCGGCGCAGGCGCTGTGCCTCGGCGGCGGGCGGCTGCCGTCGTCGCCGGGCTTGCGGCGGCCTGCGGCGATGGCGAACCTGCTCGGAGACGTCTGGGGGAAGGGCGGGGAGCCGCCGCGGTGGGACGCGATCGCGGGCCGGGAGGGGGTGACGGTGCACCGCTACGGCAAGGCGGTGGCGCGGCCGGGGCGGAAGATGGGGCACGTGACGGCGCTGGCGGGGACCGCGCACGAGGCGGTCCGCAACGCCGTGGAGGCGCGAGCCGCCCTGCGGGCGTAG
- a CDS encoding TIGR00282 family metallophosphoesterase, with translation MRIAFLGDVVGAPGRRALLQCLPDLRGPRRVDVVLANVENTASGSGLLPDQHKRFAEAGVDGMTLGDHAFRKNKIRSALESADDLIRPFNLPGTAWGRGAMTLRKPGLPAVHVITLMGRLFMNGPQAGDPFAALDGWLERLHAQHRDGPPPVIVVEIHAEATSEKVALGWHANGRVAAVVGTHTHVPTADARVLPRPGPDPTIPGDVRPGVGGTAYVTDLGMTGPDDSCLGRRVDRVLSFMTRCVPSPFDVAEGNPHAHGVLIDVDETTGLATAIERYDVAADVGAAPFV, from the coding sequence ATGCGTATCGCCTTCCTCGGGGACGTCGTCGGTGCTCCCGGCCGACGGGCCCTCCTCCAGTGCCTCCCCGACCTCCGCGGGCCGCGGCGTGTGGACGTGGTGCTCGCCAATGTCGAGAACACCGCGTCGGGCAGCGGGCTGCTGCCCGACCAGCACAAGCGCTTCGCCGAGGCGGGGGTCGACGGCATGACGCTGGGGGACCACGCGTTCCGCAAGAACAAGATCCGCTCCGCGCTCGAATCCGCCGACGACCTCATCCGCCCCTTCAACCTGCCCGGCACCGCCTGGGGCCGGGGCGCGATGACCCTCCGCAAGCCCGGCCTGCCCGCGGTGCACGTGATCACGCTGATGGGGCGGCTGTTCATGAACGGGCCGCAGGCGGGCGATCCGTTCGCCGCGCTGGACGGCTGGCTGGAGCGGCTGCACGCGCAGCACCGCGACGGCCCGCCGCCGGTGATCGTCGTCGAGATCCACGCCGAGGCGACCAGCGAGAAGGTCGCGCTGGGCTGGCACGCCAACGGTCGCGTTGCGGCGGTCGTGGGCACGCACACCCACGTGCCCACCGCCGACGCCCGCGTGCTGCCGCGGCCCGGGCCCGACCCGACGATCCCCGGTGATGTCCGGCCCGGCGTCGGCGGCACCGCCTACGTCACCGACCTGGGCATGACCGGGCCCGACGACTCGTGCCTGGGCCGCCGCGTCGACCGCGTGCTCTCGTTCATGACCCGGTGCGTCCCGAGCCCCTTCGACGTCGCCGAGGGGAACCCGCACGCGCACGGCGTCCTCATCGACGTCGACGAGACCACCGGCCTGGCCACCGCGATCGAGCGCTACGACGTGGCGGCCGACGTCGGGGCGGCGCCCTTCGTCTAA
- a CDS encoding NAD(P)-dependent oxidoreductase — translation MSGLPMMLSLAGVPVLVVGGGAVGTRRAGRMAAAGAAVRVVDPSAGGLPGAAGVELVPRGFEAADLDGVRIVVVATADAAVNEAVAAAVATRPEPRPWLNRADEAAAGDLGFMAANAVGPMTVAVDSGGASAGEARKLAGELAASVDPDRGELLGAVARVRPLVRGLVEDPAKRRELLAAMTSPEALARLKEEGPAALDAWLGGLVGRARTPRRLAVGVKPAASDAERAG, via the coding sequence ATGAGCGGCTTGCCGATGATGCTGAGCCTCGCGGGCGTGCCGGTGCTCGTGGTCGGCGGCGGGGCGGTGGGCACCCGCCGGGCGGGCCGGATGGCCGCGGCGGGGGCGGCCGTCCGGGTGGTCGATCCGTCCGCGGGAGGCCTCCCGGGCGCGGCGGGGGTGGAGCTTGTGCCGCGCGGCTTCGAGGCGGCGGACCTCGATGGGGTGCGGATCGTCGTGGTGGCGACGGCGGACGCGGCGGTGAACGAAGCGGTCGCCGCGGCGGTGGCGACGCGGCCCGAGCCGAGGCCTTGGCTGAACCGTGCCGACGAAGCGGCCGCGGGCGACCTGGGCTTCATGGCGGCCAACGCGGTCGGGCCGATGACCGTGGCGGTCGACTCGGGCGGCGCCTCGGCGGGCGAAGCCAGAAAGCTGGCGGGGGAGCTCGCGGCATCGGTCGACCCGGACCGCGGCGAGCTGCTCGGGGCCGTGGCCCGCGTGCGGCCGCTGGTCCGGGGCCTGGTGGAGGACCCGGCCAAGCGGCGGGAGCTGCTGGCGGCGATGACCTCGCCGGAGGCGCTGGCGCGGCTCAAGGAGGAGGGTCCGGCGGCGCTGGACGCGTGGCTCGGCGGCCTGGTGGGGCGGGCGCGGACGCCCAGGAGGCTGGCGGTCGGGGTGAAGCCGGCGGCGTCGGACGCGGAGCGGGCCGGTTGA
- a CDS encoding cytochrome C assembly family protein translates to MSGAATWIAGIACVVAAWATGGLVVALLGRRRTRAQERPARVTVALRFAGVAGLCAAGLVTRGITSWGEAGWRPLESHADGLLLVGLLLAAAATYLVAGPRLAVPGTLIGGVLTATLAWAVCATSFTDGRFRMDSLSPLWFTLHLGGVYIGTAAAAVAAGAGAAWLIAERRLKHRGAGWVEGLGRFASLERLEALVRHAAIAGFVTLSIGLAAGLVISANQPDLVGSFLSPKLLLSLAAYAAFVVAVFFGTGLGFRVAGEPRRGAWGSILGFVLLLAVSAVATAWPGGGMGGTDGVLAAEAAR, encoded by the coding sequence TTGAGCGGGGCCGCGACCTGGATCGCCGGCATCGCCTGCGTGGTGGCGGCCTGGGCCACCGGCGGCCTGGTGGTCGCGCTGCTCGGGCGGCGGCGGACCCGGGCCCAGGAGCGGCCGGCGCGGGTGACGGTGGCGCTCCGCTTCGCCGGCGTCGCCGGGCTGTGTGCCGCCGGCCTGGTGACGCGGGGCATCACCTCCTGGGGCGAGGCCGGCTGGCGGCCGCTGGAGAGCCACGCCGACGGCCTGCTCCTGGTGGGCCTGCTGCTCGCGGCGGCCGCGACCTACCTGGTCGCGGGACCGCGGCTGGCGGTGCCGGGCACGCTGATCGGCGGCGTGCTCACGGCGACGCTGGCCTGGGCGGTGTGCGCGACGAGCTTCACCGACGGCCGCTTCCGCATGGACTCGCTCTCGCCGCTGTGGTTCACGCTGCACCTCGGCGGCGTCTACATCGGCACGGCGGCGGCGGCGGTCGCGGCCGGCGCGGGCGCGGCGTGGCTGATCGCGGAGCGCCGGCTGAAGCACCGCGGCGCGGGCTGGGTGGAGGGCCTGGGCCGCTTCGCCTCGCTGGAGCGGCTCGAGGCGCTCGTGCGTCACGCGGCGATTGCGGGCTTCGTCACGCTCTCGATCGGCCTCGCCGCGGGCCTGGTGATCTCGGCGAACCAGCCGGACCTTGTGGGCTCGTTCCTTTCGCCCAAGCTCCTGCTGTCGCTGGCCGCGTACGCGGCCTTCGTGGTGGCGGTGTTCTTCGGCACGGGGCTCGGCTTCCGGGTGGCGGGGGAGCCCCGCCGGGGGGCGTGGGGGTCGATCCTCGGCTTCGTGCTGCTGCTGGCGGTCTCGGCCGTGGCGACGGCCTGGCCCGGCGGCGGCATGGGCGGCACCGACGGCGTGCTCGCGGCGGAGGCTGCCCGATGA
- a CDS encoding DUF421 domain-containing protein, with protein sequence MPTLHATCLLASAPGPSVGFWSTIFGTSWSDAGRLALTALAGYAVLVAMIRLFGKRTTSRMNNFDWIVTVAIGTIFATTLIRDAVPLSDGLLAILLLLVVQFAVTQATARSAFARRLFLSPPRILCRAGVVDERAMRRERVSRSELESAVRAAGLGRLGDAAAVVLESDATLAVVKSTDRDRLTAFRGVRGFEPPADADGR encoded by the coding sequence ATGCCCACCCTCCACGCCACCTGCCTGCTCGCCTCGGCTCCGGGACCGTCGGTCGGCTTCTGGAGCACGATCTTCGGCACATCCTGGTCCGACGCCGGCCGCCTCGCCCTGACCGCCCTCGCCGGCTACGCGGTGCTGGTGGCGATGATCCGGCTGTTCGGGAAGCGCACCACCTCGCGGATGAACAACTTCGACTGGATCGTTACGGTCGCGATCGGCACGATCTTCGCCACCACGCTGATCCGCGACGCCGTGCCCCTCTCCGACGGGCTGCTGGCCATCCTGCTCCTGCTCGTCGTCCAGTTCGCGGTGACCCAGGCCACCGCCCGCTCCGCATTCGCCCGCCGTTTGTTTCTGTCCCCGCCGCGGATCCTCTGCCGGGCGGGCGTCGTCGACGAGCGGGCGATGCGACGCGAGCGGGTCTCCCGCTCGGAGCTGGAGTCCGCCGTGCGGGCGGCCGGGCTCGGCCGCCTCGGGGACGCGGCCGCGGTCGTGCTCGAGTCCGACGCCACGCTCGCGGTCGTGAAATCGACCGACCGCGACCGCCTCACCGCCTTCCGGGGCGTCCGCGGCTTCGAACCGCCGGCCGATGCCGACGGCCGCTGA
- the hemA gene encoding glutamyl-tRNA reductase — MTEIAALSMSHRNADLPLRERASVDAARASRLRAELAAATGELVVLSTCNRTELYATGSVGPSALRAAWSRASGVAEAELAGASCELAGGAAVRHLFRVAAGLESQVVGEPEILGQVKRAYENGRLAAASGACGAGPVMHRVFQRALAAAKSARSESGLSRRGGSVGSVAVTLARTVFQGFEGKEVLCVGAGAIAKATMRRFLRHRPARVRLVNRREDRAGELGARLGLPDPAAAAWPLERLEEALIAADVAVFATAATEPVLTEAALKPLLKRRRGRPLLILDLGLPRDVEPPVGKLPRVYLYNVDDLQEVVDHDPERRASIQACSLRVEAAAAACVADLTSPDPGPAIGRLRAQLHALAGEEETRTRARLTTLLGDRVDAATRAEVEAVLGEFRHRLVNKVLHGPVSRVRGEAPVGVGELEALFGLGEPPPPVAAPAGPAVAARGGLA; from the coding sequence ATGACCGAGATCGCCGCGTTGTCGATGAGTCACCGCAACGCGGACCTGCCGCTGCGCGAGCGGGCGTCGGTGGACGCGGCGCGGGCGAGCCGGCTGCGGGCGGAGCTCGCCGCGGCGACCGGCGAGCTGGTCGTGCTGTCGACCTGCAACCGGACGGAGCTGTACGCCACCGGGTCGGTCGGCCCGTCGGCGCTGCGGGCCGCCTGGTCGCGGGCGTCGGGCGTGGCCGAGGCCGAGCTCGCCGGGGCCTCGTGCGAGCTGGCGGGCGGCGCGGCGGTGAGGCACCTCTTCCGCGTGGCGGCCGGGCTGGAGAGCCAGGTGGTCGGCGAGCCGGAGATTCTCGGGCAGGTGAAGCGGGCCTACGAGAACGGCCGGCTCGCCGCGGCGTCCGGGGCCTGCGGCGCCGGGCCGGTGATGCACCGCGTCTTCCAGCGGGCGCTGGCCGCGGCGAAGTCCGCGCGGAGCGAGTCGGGCCTCTCCCGCCGGGGCGGTTCGGTCGGCTCCGTCGCGGTGACGCTCGCCCGCACGGTGTTCCAGGGCTTCGAGGGCAAGGAGGTGCTCTGCGTCGGGGCCGGTGCGATCGCCAAGGCGACGATGCGTCGCTTCCTCCGGCACCGGCCGGCGCGGGTCCGCCTGGTCAACCGCCGCGAGGACCGAGCCGGGGAGCTCGGGGCTCGGCTGGGCCTGCCGGATCCCGCGGCGGCGGCCTGGCCGCTGGAGCGGCTGGAGGAGGCGCTGATCGCGGCCGACGTCGCCGTCTTCGCCACGGCCGCGACCGAGCCCGTGCTCACCGAGGCGGCGCTGAAGCCGCTGCTGAAGCGTCGCCGCGGCCGCCCGCTGCTGATCCTCGACCTCGGCCTCCCGCGGGACGTCGAGCCGCCGGTGGGCAAGCTCCCGCGGGTCTACCTCTACAACGTCGACGACCTCCAGGAGGTCGTCGACCACGACCCCGAGCGGCGGGCGTCGATCCAGGCGTGTTCGCTGCGGGTCGAGGCCGCCGCCGCGGCCTGCGTCGCCGACCTGACGTCGCCCGATCCCGGCCCCGCGATCGGCCGGCTCCGGGCCCAGCTGCACGCCCTCGCCGGCGAGGAGGAGACCCGCACCCGGGCCCGGCTCACGACGCTGCTCGGCGACCGGGTCGACGCCGCCACGCGGGCGGAGGTGGAGGCGGTGCTCGGCGAGTTCCGCCACCGCCTCGTCAACAAGGTGCTGCACGGGCCGGTCTCCCGCGTCCGAGGGGAAGCGCCGGTGGGTGTCGGCGAGCTGGAGGCGTTGTTCGGCCTCGGCGAGCCGCCGCCGCCGGTGGCGGCACCCGCCGGGCCCGCCGTCGCCGCGCGCGGCGGGCTGGCGTGA
- the nrdR gene encoding transcriptional regulator NrdR, which produces MRCPFCAQNDDRVVDSRELDDAGATRRRRVCKRCNRRFTTYERVEPTARVTVVKKDGTRVPFNRAKVLAGLQAACYKRPVPADALVAAAEAVEESLFKRGDREVDSLEVGRLTAQRLKALDAVAYIRFASVYMNFRDVDDLFEEVQAVREAQPPAQTPGQRGFGFADG; this is translated from the coding sequence ATGCGCTGCCCCTTCTGTGCCCAGAACGACGACCGCGTCGTGGACTCGCGCGAGCTCGACGACGCGGGCGCGACGCGGCGGCGGCGGGTGTGCAAGCGGTGCAACCGGCGCTTCACCACCTACGAGCGGGTGGAGCCGACGGCCCGGGTCACCGTGGTCAAGAAGGACGGGACACGCGTCCCCTTCAACCGGGCGAAGGTGCTCGCGGGGCTGCAGGCCGCCTGCTACAAGCGACCGGTCCCCGCGGACGCGCTGGTCGCCGCCGCGGAGGCGGTGGAGGAGTCGCTGTTCAAGCGGGGCGACCGCGAGGTGGACTCGCTGGAGGTCGGGCGCCTGACCGCGCAGCGGCTCAAGGCGCTCGACGCCGTGGCCTACATCCGATTCGCCAGCGTCTACATGAACTTCCGCGACGTGGACGATCTCTTCGAGGAGGTGCAGGCCGTCCGCGAAGCGCAGCCCCCGGCGCAGACGCCGGGGCAGCGCGGCTTCGGGTTCGCCGACGGGTGA
- a CDS encoding flavoprotein has product MPEAAGEAAGRPRRVLVGVSGGIAAYKSATLVSRLVQAGCEVRCAMTASATRFLGPLTLRSLSGAAVATSLWDAYDEPSSPHVGLARWADAAVVAPCSANLLARLAAGFCDDPVALAVTALPAGRPLVLAPAMNADMWANPVVRRNLAALRDLLPDLSTVGPESGWQACRTGGAGRMAEPEAIRDAVLGRLA; this is encoded by the coding sequence ATGCCTGAGGCGGCCGGCGAGGCCGCGGGGCGGCCCCGCCGCGTGCTGGTCGGCGTCTCCGGGGGCATCGCGGCGTACAAGTCCGCCACGCTCGTCTCCCGCCTGGTCCAGGCGGGCTGCGAGGTCCGCTGCGCGATGACCGCTTCGGCGACGCGCTTCCTCGGGCCGCTCACGCTGCGGTCGCTCTCCGGCGCCGCCGTCGCCACCTCGCTCTGGGATGCCTACGACGAGCCGAGCTCGCCGCACGTCGGCCTCGCCCGCTGGGCGGACGCCGCGGTCGTCGCCCCGTGCTCGGCGAATCTGCTCGCGCGGCTCGCGGCGGGGTTCTGCGACGACCCGGTGGCCCTCGCCGTCACCGCCCTGCCCGCCGGCCGGCCGCTGGTCCTCGCCCCCGCGATGAACGCCGACATGTGGGCCAACCCCGTCGTCCGGCGGAACCTCGCGGCGCTGCGCGACCTGCTGCCGGACCTCTCCACCGTCGGCCCCGAATCCGGCTGGCAAGCCTGCCGCACCGGCGGCGCCGGCCGCATGGCCGAGCCCGAGGCCATCCGCGACGCCGTGCTGGGGCGGCTCGCCTGA
- a CDS encoding heavy metal translocating P-type ATPase codes for MTAAASGPAFTSPPDPPVNLPPVTERSEAAADEQKGVDNLIKAAMAGSVVLLVAIIADFVWANEDYADYLAMLAALLLGGPIVWGAARALWTGRCSHDHPEGHGHGEGCDHGAAHAEPEGGSHMEELVALAILASFALGEYMECALVAFFMLIASLIEHRTAVGALRDIESLVRITPTRAVRLAAGQDGQAGREEEVAAAQLRAGDVVVVRPGDNVPADGIIRSGESSINQANITGESLPVEKQPGDTAYAGTINQTGRLEIEVTKAGEDSTLGKVKNLILQASQTRPAVVRELSKYTAYYTPVVLMLAAILFVLTENPEAAISLLLVACPCALILCGPTAVVASLSAASRLGIYVKSVADLEVVRRTTAFVMDKTGTLTTGELAVTKMRPAEGVDPAELLRLAATAEKDSRHPVARAVVAMAEKASVEPAGVTRFAEEAGRGVSVSLQEGGEVLVGREAFLNDAGVDASGLDMAGSDGLSLLYVARDGQAVGWVGMADGLRPGAAEAIEDLDAEGVKQRVMITGDRRSSAERVASQLALTGFSAEALPGDKLTLVEQLKAAGHTVAVIGDGVNDGPALAAGHVSIAMGAAGSDVAVDAATIALMNNELNRLPFLVRLSRKTVNVIRQNLVFTGVYIVFMLVLLGLGYLTPLWAAIGHGVSSIVVIFNSARLVREGEGMEVATPGRLEEEAPRKRVVTERVAPAGAALPA; via the coding sequence ATGACCGCCGCCGCCTCCGGACCCGCCTTCACCTCGCCGCCCGATCCGCCGGTGAACCTGCCGCCGGTGACGGAGCGGTCGGAGGCGGCGGCGGACGAGCAGAAGGGCGTCGACAACCTCATCAAAGCGGCGATGGCCGGGTCGGTGGTGCTGCTGGTGGCGATCATCGCCGACTTCGTGTGGGCGAACGAGGACTACGCCGACTACCTCGCCATGCTCGCGGCTCTGCTGCTGGGCGGGCCGATCGTCTGGGGGGCGGCCCGGGCGTTGTGGACCGGGCGGTGCAGCCACGATCACCCCGAGGGCCACGGCCACGGCGAGGGCTGCGACCACGGGGCCGCGCACGCCGAGCCCGAGGGCGGCAGCCACATGGAGGAGCTGGTCGCGCTGGCGATCCTCGCCAGCTTCGCCCTCGGCGAGTACATGGAGTGCGCCCTGGTGGCCTTCTTCATGCTCATCGCCTCGCTGATCGAGCACCGGACGGCCGTCGGGGCGCTGCGCGACATCGAGAGCCTCGTGCGCATCACCCCCACGCGGGCGGTGCGGCTGGCCGCCGGGCAGGACGGGCAGGCCGGTCGCGAGGAGGAGGTCGCCGCGGCGCAGCTCCGAGCGGGCGACGTCGTCGTCGTCCGCCCCGGCGACAACGTCCCGGCCGACGGGATCATCCGCTCGGGCGAGTCCTCCATCAACCAGGCGAACATCACCGGCGAGTCGCTCCCGGTCGAGAAGCAGCCCGGCGACACCGCGTACGCGGGCACGATCAACCAGACCGGCCGGCTGGAGATCGAGGTGACCAAGGCCGGCGAAGACTCCACGCTGGGCAAGGTGAAGAACCTGATCCTGCAGGCGAGCCAGACGCGGCCGGCGGTCGTCCGCGAGCTCAGCAAGTACACGGCGTACTACACGCCGGTCGTCCTGATGCTCGCGGCGATCCTCTTCGTGCTCACCGAGAACCCCGAGGCGGCGATCAGCCTCCTGCTGGTCGCCTGCCCGTGCGCGCTCATCCTCTGCGGGCCCACCGCGGTCGTCGCGTCGCTGTCGGCGGCCTCGCGCCTGGGCATCTACGTGAAGAGCGTGGCCGACCTGGAGGTCGTCCGCCGCACCACCGCCTTCGTCATGGACAAGACCGGCACGCTGACCACCGGCGAGCTGGCCGTCACGAAGATGCGGCCCGCCGAGGGGGTCGACCCCGCCGAGCTGCTGCGCCTCGCGGCGACCGCCGAGAAGGACTCGCGCCACCCGGTCGCCAGGGCCGTGGTGGCCATGGCGGAGAAGGCCTCGGTGGAGCCCGCGGGCGTCACACGCTTCGCGGAGGAGGCCGGGCGCGGCGTGAGCGTCAGCCTCCAGGAGGGCGGCGAGGTGCTCGTCGGCCGCGAGGCCTTCCTCAACGACGCCGGCGTCGACGCCTCCGGGCTGGACATGGCCGGCAGCGACGGCCTCTCGCTCCTCTACGTCGCCCGGGACGGGCAGGCCGTCGGCTGGGTCGGCATGGCCGACGGGCTCCGGCCCGGTGCGGCGGAGGCCATCGAGGACCTCGACGCCGAGGGCGTGAAGCAGCGGGTGATGATCACCGGCGACCGGCGCAGCTCCGCCGAGCGGGTGGCGTCGCAGCTGGCCCTGACCGGCTTCTCCGCCGAGGCGCTGCCCGGCGACAAGCTGACGCTGGTCGAGCAGCTCAAGGCCGCCGGCCACACCGTCGCGGTCATCGGCGACGGCGTGAACGACGGCCCGGCCCTCGCGGCCGGCCACGTGTCGATCGCGATGGGCGCCGCCGGCTCGGACGTCGCCGTCGACGCCGCGACGATCGCGCTCATGAACAACGAGCTCAACCGGCTGCCCTTCCTCGTCCGCCTGTCGCGGAAGACCGTGAACGTGATCCGCCAGAACCTCGTCTTCACCGGCGTGTACATCGTCTTCATGCTCGTGCTGCTGGGCTTGGGCTACCTCACCCCGCTGTGGGCCGCCATCGGCCACGGCGTCTCCTCGATCGTGGTCATCTTCAACTCCGCCCGGCTCGTCCGCGAGGGGGAGGGCATGGAGGTCGCGACGCCGGGGCGGCTGGAGGAGGAGGCGCCGAGGAAGCGCGTGGTGACCGAGCGGGTGGCGCCCGCCGGTGCGGCGTTGCCCGCGTGA